The Dehalogenimonas lykanthroporepellens BL-DC-9 genome includes a window with the following:
- a CDS encoding Cobyrinic acid ac-diamide synthase (PFAM: Cobyrinic acid ac-diamide synthase~KEGG: det:DET0703 carbon monoxide dehydrogenase nickel-insertion accessory protein) gives MTVSIAMAGKGGTGKTTLAALVIRALVKRGLGPVLAVDADPASSLGLSLGLTLERTIGSVLAEFNIEKMSIPAGFTKESYLDFRLNETIVESRDVDLITMGRGEGAGCYCFPNNVLRHFIDRLSANYRYLVLDNEAGLEHIARGTTGPADHLILVSNPSIKGVRTLESIMGLIRDIGLSIDDTQVVINMSNEEPEPRVTAEMSRMGIRPDMTVPFDQAIMDFDWEQKTLLEMPGESPAAAAVDRLVSKILPSS, from the coding sequence TGGCCGCGCTGGTTATTCGGGCTCTGGTCAAACGCGGGTTGGGGCCGGTACTGGCAGTCGACGCCGACCCTGCGTCCAGCCTGGGGCTCAGCCTTGGACTGACATTGGAGCGTACGATAGGCTCGGTTCTGGCCGAATTCAACATCGAGAAAATGTCGATTCCGGCGGGCTTCACCAAAGAGTCTTACCTGGATTTCCGGCTCAATGAGACCATCGTGGAAAGCCGGGATGTCGATTTGATAACCATGGGCCGGGGTGAAGGCGCCGGATGTTACTGTTTCCCCAATAATGTCCTGAGGCATTTCATTGACCGCCTGTCGGCCAATTACCGATACCTGGTCTTGGACAATGAGGCTGGGCTGGAGCATATAGCCCGCGGCACGACCGGCCCGGCCGACCACCTGATACTGGTATCCAACCCTTCCATCAAGGGGGTCCGAACTCTGGAGAGCATAATGGGGTTGATCCGGGATATCGGTCTTTCCATCGACGATACTCAGGTGGTCATCAACATGAGCAATGAAGAACCGGAGCCGCGGGTAACCGCCGAGATGTCTAGAATGGGCATTCGTCCGGACATGACGGTTCCCTTTGACCAGGCGATAATGGATTTTGACTGGGAACAGAAGACACTGCTGGAAATGCCGGGTGAATCCCCGGCGGCGGCGGCAGTCGACCGATTGGTATCGAAGATACTGCCAAGTTCATAA
- a CDS encoding Methenyltetrahydrofolate cyclohydrolase (KEGG: det:DET0702 methylenetetrahydrofolate dehydrogenase/methenyltetrahydrofolate cyclohydrolase~PFAM: Tetrahydrofolate dehydrogenase/cyclohydrolase, NAD(P)-binding domain; Tetrahydrofolate dehydrogenase/cyclohydrolase, catalytic domain) produces the protein MTARIISGTETARCIREELKAEVAALKDRHGIVPGLATVIVGDDPASQTYVGSKIRACKELGIHSANFPMLAETTEVELLELIDRLNTDPAIHGILVQVPLPKHINEHRVLVAISPDKDVDGFHPVSVGRMVIGEPGFLPCTPHGIQELLTRGGVSTEGAEVVIVGRSNIVGKPVANILMQKAPGANATVTVCHSATRDIAAHTRRADILIAAIGRPKFITADMVKPGAAVIDVGTNEIGRTAEGKRILTGDVDFDNVKEVAGVITPVPGGVGPMTIVMLMANTVKAAKMANRLA, from the coding sequence ATGACAGCCAGAATCATCAGCGGCACAGAGACCGCGCGTTGCATTCGTGAAGAATTGAAAGCAGAAGTGGCGGCTTTGAAGGACCGGCACGGTATCGTTCCCGGACTGGCTACGGTAATCGTCGGCGACGACCCTGCTTCACAGACTTATGTCGGCAGTAAAATCAGAGCCTGCAAGGAGCTGGGGATACACTCGGCCAATTTCCCCATGCTGGCGGAAACCACCGAAGTTGAACTGCTGGAGCTTATCGACCGACTGAATACTGACCCGGCTATCCACGGCATACTGGTTCAGGTACCGCTACCGAAACATATCAATGAGCATCGGGTGCTGGTGGCCATCAGCCCGGATAAGGATGTCGATGGCTTCCATCCAGTCAGCGTCGGCCGTATGGTCATCGGCGAGCCCGGGTTCCTGCCCTGTACGCCGCACGGCATCCAGGAACTGCTGACCCGAGGCGGCGTCAGTACTGAAGGCGCTGAGGTGGTGATAGTCGGCAGGTCCAATATCGTGGGCAAGCCGGTGGCCAACATCCTGATGCAGAAAGCGCCTGGAGCTAACGCCACCGTAACGGTATGCCATTCCGCCACCAGGGACATTGCCGCTCATACCCGCCGGGCCGATATTCTCATCGCCGCCATCGGCCGCCCGAAATTCATCACTGCCGACATGGTTAAACCCGGTGCCGCCGTCATCGACGTGGGCACCAACGAAATCGGCCGGACAGCGGAGGGCAAGCGAATCTTGACCGGCGATGTGGATTTTGATAATGTTAAAGAAGTAGCTGGCGTCATCACCCCGGTTCCGGGCGGTGTCGGCCCGATGACCATCGTAATGCTGATGGCCAATACCGTTAAGGCGGCCAAAATGGCCAACCGCCTGGCCTGA
- a CDS encoding CO dehydrogenase/acetyl-CoA synthase delta subunit, TIM barrel (PFAM: CO dehydrogenase/acetyl-CoA synthase delta subunit, TIM barrel~KEGG: det:DET0701 acetyl-CoA decarbonylase/synthase complex subunit delta), producing MTVEIPRINYNGAIRSIILGDGEATVTTGGQTSYPFYLFEGDMPNLPRIAMEIYDERPTDWPDAAAAPFRDVWDNPAAWAARCVNDFGAEMICLQLQGTDPNGSDRSAAEAVATVKAVCEAVRVPLIIWGTSNLDKDTEVLRAVAESVADRRLCIGPVEEGNYKKIGAVAMAYNHVVIASSPIDINLAKQLNILMSNLGVREQDILMDPTVSSIGYGIEYAYSVMERIRMAALTQQDEKLQYPLICNIARETWKTKEARALEAEDPAMGDDALRGITLEAMSASLLVMAGADVLIMRHPEAVKEVGELIRALSQTA from the coding sequence ATGACCGTTGAAATACCCCGTATCAATTATAACGGCGCCATCAGGAGCATTATTCTGGGCGATGGCGAGGCCACGGTAACCACCGGCGGCCAGACGAGTTACCCGTTTTACCTCTTCGAAGGTGATATGCCGAACCTGCCGCGTATCGCCATGGAAATATATGATGAACGCCCGACCGACTGGCCGGACGCGGCGGCGGCGCCTTTCCGGGATGTCTGGGATAACCCGGCGGCCTGGGCGGCCCGGTGCGTAAATGATTTCGGCGCGGAGATGATCTGCCTCCAGCTTCAGGGAACCGACCCTAACGGCTCGGACCGGAGTGCCGCCGAAGCAGTAGCGACCGTAAAAGCGGTTTGCGAAGCGGTTCGGGTGCCGCTGATAATCTGGGGGACTTCCAACCTGGACAAGGATACCGAAGTGCTACGTGCGGTAGCCGAGAGTGTTGCTGACCGGCGTCTCTGCATCGGGCCGGTGGAGGAAGGCAATTATAAGAAAATCGGTGCTGTCGCCATGGCGTACAATCATGTTGTTATCGCTTCCAGCCCCATCGACATCAACCTGGCCAAGCAGTTGAATATCCTGATGAGCAACCTGGGGGTTCGGGAGCAGGATATACTTATGGATCCTACGGTCAGTTCCATCGGCTATGGTATCGAATACGCCTATTCCGTCATGGAGCGTATCCGGATGGCGGCGCTGACCCAGCAGGACGAAAAACTGCAGTATCCCCTGATCTGCAACATCGCCCGTGAAACCTGGAAAACCAAGGAAGCCCGGGCACTCGAAGCTGAAGACCCCGCCATGGGTGACGACGCCCTGCGTGGCATCACCCTGGAAGCGATGAGCGCTTCCCTGCTGGTGATGGCCGGCGCCGATGTCCTTATCATGCGCCACCCGGAAGCGGTCAAGGAAGTGGGAGAGCTGATCAGGGCATTATCACAGACTGCCTGA